The stretch of DNA AATGTAATGAGTATATTCGTGAAAATAGTAAATCAATTGTTGAAATAAACCCAGGGGATGAAATATTGGATGGAGTAATGATTATAGGCGTTCCTCCGATATATATGGGTTTTAATGATGATAATGTGCTATTTCCATATACAAAACCTTGCTACGGTACCCACGTCTTAAGGATATCTATGGATAGTTATATGAAATGTGCGACACCGATTGTTAAAAAATCTGACGAAGATAAAAAAGATGAAAATAAAAAACAAGGCGTAAATAAAGAAATTGAAAAAAATAAGGAAAATAAGGAAAATAAGGAAAATAAAGATAATAAGAAAGAGAATGAAGATAAAGAAGAAAAAAAAGGAATTCTTTCAAAATTAAAGTTTTGGTAAAAATTTAATATTAAATATACTATTTATTAACCATATTATTTTCAATTTCTTAAATTATATCACACTATTTTTAAATCAATATTAAGTTAATAGGAATTTAATAGGAATTTAATATTAAATTAGTGCATAAACTATTCCATAAATTATTAAAAATCCAAACGTAGTGCAATCAATAGCTTTTAAAGATTGATAACCTTTTTTTAATGTTATTTCCCCAGTTCCGAGCTTATAACATCCTATTTTTTCCAACTGCATATTTAAAGCGTTTGCCAATACTGCCATTGTATATCCGGAATTAGGTGATGGCGTTTTATGTCCTTGGTAAATATATCCTTTCAAACCATTGAATATATTACCACCGTAAAATGGTGCAGAAATTGCCAATATTAGTCCCGCTATTCTCGAAGGTATAAAATTAGCTATATCATCCATATAAGCTGAAAATCTACCGTAATAATTGTACTTTTCGTTTTTGTATCCCATCATTGCATCCATGGTGTTTATTGCACGGTAAATAACCGCTCCAGAGATACCGAAGAATATTGCATAAAACAAAGGTGCTATAATACTATCGGTGATATTTTCCGAAGAGCTTTCGATTCCTGCAGATATGATATGTTTTTCATCCAATTCAGCCGTATTTCTACTTACTATGTGTTGTACTGACTTTCTAGCACCTTCAAAATCATTGTTTTTTATGTATTCGAGAGGTGCTTTTGAAAATTCAATCAATGACTTATGACCAATTACCGTGGAAATGATGATTGATTGACCGACTAATTTTAAAAAACTTGGTAAAAAATTTAAAATGAAATCTATAATTGAACATACAACCAATAATGCAAAAATTACCGATAAATTTAATACCATTCCCTTAATTAAATCCGATTTTGGGTTTTTTGAATTAGATGAAGGGATTATATCTTGAATTTTAGATATAATATTGCCGATTATAACAACAGGGTGTACTTTTTCGGGTAATTCCCCAAATGTACGGTCAATTAGGTCTGCCACCAATAAAACAAATGGATTAATCATTTTATCATCTTTTTGAACTATTGTAATTATTACTAAGTTATGTTTGATAATTTTTAATAATTTTTAATATTATACTAGTTTATTAATTTACTATTTAATGGTTTATTAAATTAAAATCCGAAAATTTTTCCAAATTCCATTCCGAAATAAGCAACTATTATATATCGTGGTAATTTACCGACAAAAGTAGCTATTATGAAAGATTTTTTTGGCATTTCAAATATACCGGCTAACCAAGCCACCACTTTATAAGGCACGGGAGTAAATCCTGCGATAACGACGCCCCAAACACCATATTTTTTAAATAGGTTTTCTCCTCTTTTATAATTCTTTTCTCCGAAGATTTTTAAAAAAGCATCCTCGCCTAATTTTTCACCTAGTATATAGCCAACATAACCGCCCAATACTGAACCAATAATTGCAACTAATACGCTAATCGTTAAATCTAGACCAAATAACGTGTTACTGGCCAAAAAAATGTCAGGTATTATCGGTTGAATAAACGATTCTGTGAAAGAAATCAAAAATAGTCCGATATATCCATAATCCAAAACTAATTGCTCTGCAATACTTGCAAGCGACTCAAACATAATTGCACATCCATTTTTAATTATTTTATTATTTAATTATTTTATTAATTTTAATTTAGCTTTATTTTTAGCTTTATTATTTTATTATTTTATTAATTTTAATTTAGCTTTATTTTATCTTGTTTTGTGTAAATTTTTTTAATCAATGTAAAAAAGATATAATATGGTTATGTGAATAAAATATTTATTAATAATTGTCGATAACGAATTTATTTCGTAAATTATCTTCTTAAAATATATGGTATATGTTATACTCATATATTATAAATTATAGGATATAATTATTGGTCAAATTCTCTAACTAATACTCTTAATACATCAGTTTGAGAAACTACGCCTACAGGGTTTTCATATTCGTCAACCACCAATAAGCCGGAAACATCAGCGTGTAACATGATTTGAGCTGCGTGCGCAATATTCTCATTTTTGTTTATTTTTAATACATCTTTTATTGCAAAGTCTTTTATTTTTGTATCAATTAATTCAAAAATACCTTTGTTTACAAATACATTTACTAAGTCTCTGTAGCTAATTACGCCTACGATTTTGTTTTCTTCTTCAATAAAAACTCTTCTAACGCCTTTTTCGTGTAAGGTCTTAAATGCAGTATATAAACTTTCTTCAGGGCTTACTTTGTATATCTTAGGGTTCATTACTTCGCCAACGTTCATATTTACACCAATTTTAAGTTATAATTCTAATAATCTATTAGTTTTATTACATAATAAATGTTTTGATTGAATTTTAACAATTGATTAAACATTTAATTTAAATTTATTTAGACTTTTAATACCAGGTTTAAATTAATTAAAAGAATACTGATTAAATTAATTCAAATGCAGTACTATAAGTTTCTTTTTTATCTGTGCTAACCAATTTAGGTAATTTTCCACGTATACCTACATTTTCACCCACTGCTACAAAAACGCCGTCAATTTTAGCGATTTCGTCTGCACGTTCAAGACATTTTGAAATAGCTTCTTCCGAAGTCCCTCTTGCGTAGTTTCCAATAGCCGTTGCTGCTGCGTCTGCGATATATGCGTTTCTTGCAAATACCACGACTGCGTCTGCATTCCCTAAACTAACAGAGTGTCCGACAGTCCCTGAAGAAGTACAAATACCGTAACCCTTTTTTAAAGTCTCTTTCTTCAATTTGAAACCTAGGTGCCCACTTATGTTAGATTTTCCGGCATAAAGCCCAACTACGGTATCTTTGTTATCGCTTTCTCTACCGTTCTGTTTTAAGTAAATGTCCCCTCCATTTTCTGCCATGGGGTTTATACAGTCATTATTTACCAGTTCTTCAACTACTAATTGACTAAATGTACCTGCAACGCTTGCCATAGGCCCTACATCTGCATTTTGACCGCCTTTTATCATATAATCTAGCACTTTTGGGATTCCTAATTCTTCTTCATTTTTGAATTTGTAAAAAGAATTATCCAATTGATTCAAATTTAACGGTTCGTATGATGTTAAAAATATCGGGTTTCTTTTAATATAATTCTCAAGAATTAACCTATTTTTTATAATTGTATCCTTTGCAATTTTTAAAAATTTGTTATTTTTATCATTATTGTTATTTTTATCATTATTTGTATTTGTATTGTTATGTGTATTGTTATTTTTAAATTTTAAAAGTATATTTGTTTCTTTTATCGATAATTTTGCTGTAAATTCTTCTAAATTTTTTGATTTCATAGTATCACGAAATTGTGCCTTAAAAAAGATAAAATAATAAAATAATAGATG from Methanococcus voltae encodes:
- a CDS encoding CBS domain-containing protein, with product MNVGEVMNPKIYKVSPEESLYTAFKTLHEKGVRRVFIEEENKIVGVISYRDLVNVFVNKGIFELIDTKIKDFAIKDVLKINKNENIAHAAQIMLHADVSGLLVVDEYENPVGVVSQTDVLRVLVREFDQ
- a CDS encoding UPF0280 family protein, translated to MKSKNLEEFTAKLSIKETNILLKFKNNNTHNNTNTNNDKNNNNDKNNKFLKIAKDTIIKNRLILENYIKRNPIFLTSYEPLNLNQLDNSFYKFKNEEELGIPKVLDYMIKGGQNADVGPMASVAGTFSQLVVEELVNNDCINPMAENGGDIYLKQNGRESDNKDTVVGLYAGKSNISGHLGFKLKKETLKKGYGICTSSGTVGHSVSLGNADAVVVFARNAYIADAAATAIGNYARGTSEEAISKCLERADEIAKIDGVFVAVGENVGIRGKLPKLVSTDKKETYSTAFELI
- the cbiB gene encoding adenosylcobinamide-phosphate synthase CbiB, with product MINPFVLLVADLIDRTFGELPEKVHPVVIIGNIISKIQDIIPSSNSKNPKSDLIKGMVLNLSVIFALLVVCSIIDFILNFLPSFLKLVGQSIIISTVIGHKSLIEFSKAPLEYIKNNDFEGARKSVQHIVSRNTAELDEKHIISAGIESSSENITDSIIAPLFYAIFFGISGAVIYRAINTMDAMMGYKNEKYNYYGRFSAYMDDIANFIPSRIAGLILAISAPFYGGNIFNGLKGYIYQGHKTPSPNSGYTMAVLANALNMQLEKIGCYKLGTGEITLKKGYQSLKAIDCTTFGFLIIYGIVYALI
- a CDS encoding DUF1894 domain-containing protein, whose product is MASCIDQYHYEILLKGSFKECNEYIRENSKSIVEINPGDEILDGVMIIGVPPIYMGFNDDNVLFPYTKPCYGTHVLRISMDSYMKCATPIVKKSDEDKKDENKKQGVNKEIEKNKENKENKENKDNKKENEDKEEKKGILSKLKFW
- a CDS encoding YqaA family protein, coding for MFESLASIAEQLVLDYGYIGLFLISFTESFIQPIIPDIFLASNTLFGLDLTISVLVAIIGSVLGGYVGYILGEKLGEDAFLKIFGEKNYKRGENLFKKYGVWGVVIAGFTPVPYKVVAWLAGIFEMPKKSFIIATFVGKLPRYIIVAYFGMEFGKIFGF